The segment TTCTTGGGCAAGGCGCAACCGTTCGGATATGATTCGAGTACCGGAATACAAGCCTGGCAGAGAAAAAGCCACACGGGCGGAACTGCGCAGTCCTGACGCGGCATGTAACCCTTACCTTGCATTTGCAGTCATGCTGGCTGCGGGGTTGGAGGGGATTGAAAAGAAATATGAACTACCGGCACCAATCGAAAGTAATGTTTTTGATATGACTGATGCAGAAAGAACAGAAAGGGGCATCGGCACTTTACCTTCCAGCCTCAGCGAAGCTGTTAAGTTAACTGAAAAAAGCCAACTCGTGCGTGATACTCTGGGTGAACATTGCTTTAATGCATTTTTAGAGAATAAAAAACTTGAGTGGGATAAGTACCGCATACAGGTTACCGAATATGAGCTAAAGCGTTACCTTCCTATACTATAAATAATTATTTACAACAGTTTAATAAATCGCCCACGGTAATGGTATTATATAGGGCATGACTAAATTGAGATTGGGCATGTCGCAAATCAACGCCACCGTGGGCGATTTTGGCGGCAACCGGGAAAAAATCATTAACGAGATTGCCAGGGCAAGGGAAATGGATTGTGACATAGTGGTTTTCCCGGAACTGGTGGTTACAGGCTACCCTCCGGAAGATCTCCTTTTTAAACCTCAATTCATTCGCGAAAATCGACAGTCTCTAGATGCCATTATTGATGCCTCCAGAGGAATCACAGCTGTAGTTGGTTTTGTAGATAGCGAAGGGGGATGCCTTTATAATGCAGCCGCAATAATACACGAAAGAGAGCTTAAAACTGTCTATCGTAAAATTATCCTGCCCAACTATGGTGTATTTGACGAGCAGAGATATTTTAAATCCGGAAGAGAATGTCCGGTTGTAATAGTTAAAGGAGCAGGGGTGGGGGTGAACATCTGTGAGGATATCTGGTTTGAAAATGGACCAGCGGCGATACAGGCATATAATGGCGCAGAACTTATAATTAATATCAGCTCTTCCCCATATCACTCTGGTAAATGGAGAGAACGCGAGGACATGCTTGGCAGGCGAGCCAGGGATTATAAAGTAGCTGTGGCTTATATTAATCATGTGGGTGGTCAGGACGAACTGGTATTTGATGGGGGTTCGGTTGTCATTGACAAGAATGGATGCCCGCTTGCAAGAGCGCCTCAGTTTGATGAAGCATTTGTAGCCGCTGACGTCGATCTTGGTCAACTTGATTGTAGGCTGGAAGTAATCGAGAATAAAGACGACAAACCAAAAAAACTGGATGCTTCCAACTGGAAAAGCACTCAATGCTTAATCTCCAAGCCTGTCGCTTTGGAACAAAAAACCCCTATTGAAACTAGTCTCATCGAGCCATTAGAACCGATCGCTGAAATTTACAAAGCCCTGGTTATTGGCACACGCGATTATGTATTTAAAAATGGATTCGAGCATGTTGTTATCGGTTTATCCGGCGGTATGGATTCAAGCCTGGTAGCAGCAATAGCAGTAGATGCTCTGGGTAATGAGCGTGTTACCGGGGTAGCTATGCCATCGTGTTTTTCATCTGGAGAAAGTCTTCCTGATGCCCAAGAGCTGTGTGTTAACCTTGATATAAAACTGATTACTATACCGATTGAAAAAATATACAACAGTTATCTCCAAACATTAGAAGAGGTCTTTTCGAGCGTTCCTCGTGATACAACTGAGGAGAATATACAAGCTCGTATCCGTGGCAACCTGCTAATGGCGCTTTCCAATAAATTTGGATGGCTGGTACTTACCACTGGTAATAAAAGCGAGATGGCGACTGGTTACACTACTCTTTACGGTGATATGGCAGGTGGTTTTGCAGTGATCAAGGATGTGCCAAAGACTCTGGTATATAAACTGGGGCTTTATCGTAATCGCGGCAATGGAGCAAAGCCAATACCTGAACGTGTTATGGCGAAAGCTCCCTCCGCAGAGCTTAGACCCAACCAGAAAGATAGTGACTCACTTCCTTTGTACGAAGTTCTTGACCCAATCCTTACCAGCTATGTTGAACAGGACAAAGAAGTAGCAGAAATTATTGCTCAGGGGTTTGATGCAGAGGTGGTAAAGCGGACTGCCCGTTTGGTGGATATGAGTGAATACAAGCGCAGACAAGCGCCTCCTGGTGTAAAAATCACATCGCGGGCATTTGGCAGAGACCGGCGCCTCCCGATCACGAACCGCTTTCGTGGCGTATAAGCTGCAAGTTAGTTCAAGTGTATTTGTTCTTACGCCTGTTATTAATAAGGAGCCTGTTATTAAGTGAAAATTGGCGTTCTTGCCCTCCAGGGTACTTTTTTTGAGCATATACATTCAGTCAGGAAACTAGGAGCGGAGGCAATTGAAATCCGCAAACCCCAAGAATTGGAAGGTGTTTCGGGGATTATCATTCCTGGTGGCGAAAGTACCGTTATCACCAGGTTAATACATGATTACAATCTATTTGATCCGTTGCGAAAGCTGGCGGAAAATTCCGTCCCATTTATGGGTACTTGTGCAGGCATGATTTGTCTGGCTAGCGATATAGGCAGTACGGTTGAACTGGAGACTCTTCATCTTATGGATATACGGGTAAACCGCAATGCATTTGGGCGTCAACTATCCAGCTTTGAAACAGAATTATATATTCCGATACTCGGAGAAAAACCCTTCCCGGGATTATTTATACGAGCACCAGAGGTGGAATCAGCTGGCGAAAGAGTGGGAATAATTGCCAGACTCGGTGATGGCAGAATTGTAGCTGTGCGCCAGGGCGGAATTCTGGCAACTGCCTTTCATCCAGAACTGATAGATGACCTCAGGCTGCACGAATACTTTCTGCAACTAGCGCGACAGTTTGCCTGCAAAGAAGCTGCATAACAACTAAAACAAAAAGTTTAGTATATTGGATTATGCAGCCAATACCCGGAGAATTGTAATTAAAAGATTACGGTAAAGAATTAGATGGAAGGGGATTATTGGCACTCTTCATAAT is part of the Dehalococcoidales bacterium genome and harbors:
- a CDS encoding NAD+ synthase, with protein sequence MTKLRLGMSQINATVGDFGGNREKIINEIARAREMDCDIVVFPELVVTGYPPEDLLFKPQFIRENRQSLDAIIDASRGITAVVGFVDSEGGCLYNAAAIIHERELKTVYRKIILPNYGVFDEQRYFKSGRECPVVIVKGAGVGVNICEDIWFENGPAAIQAYNGAELIINISSSPYHSGKWREREDMLGRRARDYKVAVAYINHVGGQDELVFDGGSVVIDKNGCPLARAPQFDEAFVAADVDLGQLDCRLEVIENKDDKPKKLDASNWKSTQCLISKPVALEQKTPIETSLIEPLEPIAEIYKALVIGTRDYVFKNGFEHVVIGLSGGMDSSLVAAIAVDALGNERVTGVAMPSCFSSGESLPDAQELCVNLDIKLITIPIEKIYNSYLQTLEEVFSSVPRDTTEENIQARIRGNLLMALSNKFGWLVLTTGNKSEMATGYTTLYGDMAGGFAVIKDVPKTLVYKLGLYRNRGNGAKPIPERVMAKAPSAELRPNQKDSDSLPLYEVLDPILTSYVEQDKEVAEIIAQGFDAEVVKRTARLVDMSEYKRRQAPPGVKITSRAFGRDRRLPITNRFRGV
- the pdxT gene encoding pyridoxal 5'-phosphate synthase glutaminase subunit PdxT — protein: MKIGVLALQGTFFEHIHSVRKLGAEAIEIRKPQELEGVSGIIIPGGESTVITRLIHDYNLFDPLRKLAENSVPFMGTCAGMICLASDIGSTVELETLHLMDIRVNRNAFGRQLSSFETELYIPILGEKPFPGLFIRAPEVESAGERVGIIARLGDGRIVAVRQGGILATAFHPELIDDLRLHEYFLQLARQFACKEAA